In Pongo abelii isolate AG06213 chromosome 5, NHGRI_mPonAbe1-v2.0_pri, whole genome shotgun sequence, a single genomic region encodes these proteins:
- the LOC100436630 gene encoding chromobox protein homolog 7-like, with translation MELSAIGEQVFAVESIRKKRVRKGKVEYLVKWKGWPPKYSTWEPEEHILDPRLVMAYEEKCHQEERDRASGYRKRGPKPKRLLLQRLYSMDLRSSHKAKGKEKLCFSLTCPLGSGSPEGVVKAGAPELVDKGPLVPTLPFPLRKPRKAHKYLRLSRKKFPPRGPNLESHSHRRELFLQEPPAPDVLQAAGEWEPAVQPPEEEADADLAEGPPPWTPALPSSEVTVTDITANSITVTFREAQAAEGFFRDRSGKF, from the exons ATGGAGCTGTCAGCCATCGGCGAGCAGGTGTTCGCCGTGGAGAGCATCCGGAAGAAGCGCGTGCGGAAGGGTAAAGTCGAGTATCTGGTGAAGTGGAAAGGATGGCCCCCAAAGTACAGCACGTGGGAGCCAGAAGAGCACATCTTGGACCCCCGCCTCGTCATGGCCTACGAGGAGAAATGTCAcca GGAGGAGAGAGACCGAGCATCGGGGTATAGGAAGAGAGGTCCGAAACCCAAGCGGCTTCTGCTGCAGCGGCTGTACAGCATGGACCTGCGGAGCTCCCACAAGGCCAAGGGCAAGGAGAAGCTCTGCTTCTCCCTGACGTGCCCACTCGGCAGCGGGAGCCCCGAGGGGGTGGTCAAGGCGGGGGCACCTGAGCTGGTGGACAAGGGCCCCTTGGTGCCCACCCTGCCCTTCCCGCTCCGCAAGCCCCGAAAGGCCCACAAGTACCTGCGGCTCTCACGCAAGAAGTTCCCGCCCCGCGGGCCCAACCTGGAGAGCCACAGCCATCGACGGGAGCTCTTCCTGCAGGAGCCACCGGCCCCAGACGTCCTGCAGGCGGCCGGTGAGTGGGAGCCTGCTGTGCAGCCCCCTGAAGAGGAGGCAGATGCCGACCTGGCCGAGGGGCCCCCTCCCTGGACACCTGCGCTCCCCTCAAGTGAGGTGACCGTGACCGATATCACCGCCAACTCCATCACCGTCACCTTCCGCGAGGCCCAGGCGGCTGAGGGCTTCTTCCGAGACCGCAGTGGGAAGTTCTGA